The proteins below are encoded in one region of Drosophila santomea strain STO CAGO 1482 chromosome 3R, Prin_Dsan_1.1, whole genome shotgun sequence:
- the LOC120452174 gene encoding uncharacterized protein LOC120452174: MPHHNIVCEWLRTIGLAHYGDSFLENGYDELEICKQIGEIDLDAIGVDNPSHRGKLLKSVRMLREKGAAIVYVLINDPKALSSSNEILATDCDTPVTMKELEAVMKRHLEADGIRLTAHPYSTPEGKRGYLEGLAAHYSKQINMPYDDVLDAIEQVRLSKWKERHVRISTGHTLSRRMAGPSCSGTGLVSSSVMPTSHSQPLYVPGKYLPSSCLSNREENEIYSYTQNDLANRMARNAIDSKSALNLNGMQHSYPGARTNFFYDFSATEGRNKHKQRRTVFHRFLQGLRQSGDELNATEGMQLKTNERLRNCSTMKRPEPHQDFEKTIQRLKTQKAAQKKPASAPMEMAIHDRNKEVAHTHVNEMPLNNYTKHP; encoded by the exons atGCCGCACCACAACATCGTCTGCGAGTGGCTGCGCACCATTGGACTGGCCCACTACGGCGACAGCTTCCTGGAGAACGGCTACGATGAGCTGGAGATCTGCAAGCAGATTGGCGAGATCGATCTGGATGCCATCGGCGTTGATAATCCCTCGCATCGCGGCAAACTGCTGAAGAGTGTGCGCATGCTGCGGGAGAAGGGCGCCGCCATTGTCTATGTCCTGATCAACGATCCCAAGGCActgagcagcagcaacgagaTCCTGGCCACCGACTGTGATACGCCGGTGACCATGAAGGAGCTGGAGGCGGTCATGAAGCGCCACCTCGAGGCGGATGGCATACGACTCACCGCCCATCCGTACTCCACGCCG GAGGGCAAACGAGGCTACCTGGAGGGCCTGGCCGCCCACTACAGCAAACAGATCAACATGCCCTACGACGACGTGCTGGACGCCATCGAGCAGGTGCGCCTGTCCAAGTGGAAGGAGCGCCACGTGCGCATCTCCACGGGGCACACGCTCTCCCGCCGGATGGCCGGGCCCAGCTGCAGCGGAACGGGCCTGGTCAGCTCCTCGGTGATGCCCACCAGCCACAGCCAGCCGCTCTATGTGCCCGGCAAGTACTTG CCCTCCAGCTGCCTATCGAATCGCGAGGAGAACGAGATCTACAGCTACACGCAGAATGATTTGGCCAATCGCATGGCCCGGAACGCCATCGACTCCAAGTCGGCACTGAATCTGAACGGGATGCAGCACAGTTATCCGGGAGCACGGACCAATTTCTTTTACGACTTTTCGGCAACAG AGGGCCGGAACAAGCACAAGCAGCGGAGAACGGTCTTCCACAGGTTTTTGCAGGGCCTCCGGCAAAGTGGAGATGAGCTGAACGCCACGGAGGGAATGCAGTTGAAG ACCAACGAACGCCTGAGAAACTGCAGCACGATGAAGCGACCAGAGCCGCATCAGGACTTTGAAAAGACCATACAGAGA CTAAAGACACAGAAGGCGGCCCAGAAGAAGCCAGCCAGTGCACCAATGGAAATGGCCATACATGACCGGAACAAGGAGGTGGCCCACACCCATGTGAACGAGATGCCGCTCAATAATTATACGAAGCATCCCTAG